In the genome of Hippoglossus hippoglossus isolate fHipHip1 chromosome 4, fHipHip1.pri, whole genome shotgun sequence, one region contains:
- the ctbs gene encoding di-N-acetylchitobiase, giving the protein MTAVEEIVSGSNMSSRVVSWLWLLLLWTVSVSVCGASVCPCERPELCQQIRPRRDFEVFLFDVGGQTWKFYNWSMVTTVATFGKYDADLMCYAHSKGARVVLKGDVPLSYIVDQDNRTAWITEKVNLAKSQFMDGINLDIEQAVEEGSPEYHALTDLVKETTEAFHREIPGSQVSFDVAWSPDCVDGRCYDYVTIAESCDLLFVMSYDEQSQIMGDCIAMANAPLTQTLNAYDEYLNLKIDPKKLVMGVPWYGYDYVCLNLSQEGICSIAKVPFRGAPCSDAAGKQKAYKWIMKQVQSSMSGRIWDSKQEAPYINYKDQKGHIHQVWYDDPQSICAKADYVTSKGLRGVGMWNSNILDYSGEAVARQQTAMMWNALLGC; this is encoded by the exons ATGACTGCTGTGGAGGAGATCGTCTCCGGCAGCAACATGTCGTCGCGTGTCGTGTCGtggctgtggttgttgttgttgtggacaGTGTCGGTGTCGGTGTGTGGAGccagtgtgtgtccgtgtgagaGGCCGGAGCTCTGCCAGCAGATCCGTCCGCGGAGGGACTTCGAG gtgtttttgtttgatgtggGTGGACAGACATGGAAGTTCTACAACTGGAGCATGGTGACAACAGTGGCGACGTTTGGAAAATATGATGCTGACCTCATGTGTTACGCTCACTCCAAAGGAGCTCGAGTAGTCCTCAAAG GTGACGTTCCCCTCTCCTACATTGTGGACCAAGATAACAGGACAGCGTGGATAACAGAGAAAGTCAACTTGGCCAAAAGTCAGTTCATGGATGGAATCAACCTCGACATTGAACAAGCGGTGGAGGAGGGCTCGCCAGAGTACCATGCTTTGACAGATCTGGTCAAAGAGACCACTGAGGCGTTCCACAGGGAGATCCCAGGATCACAG GTCTCGTTCGACGTTGCCTGGTCCCCAGACTGTGTCGACGGGCGCTGTTACGACTACGTCACCATCGCTGAATCCTGCGACCTGCTGTTCGTCATGTCCTACGATGAGCAGAGTCAGATCATGGGGGACTGTATTGCAATGGCAAACGCTCCGCTCACTCAAACACTAAATG CTTACGACGAGTATTTGAATCTGAAGATCGATCCAAAGAAGCTGGTGATGGGAGTTCCGTGGTACGGCTATGACTACGTATGTCTCAACCTTTCCCAG GAGGGAATCTGCTCTATAGCCAAAGTTCCTTTCCGTGGCGCTCCCTGCAGCGATGCAGCTGGGAAACAGAAGGCATACAAGTGGATCATGAAGCAGGTCCAGAGCTCGATGTCTGGCAGGATATGGGACAGCAAGCAGGAGGCTCCCTACATCAATTACAAG GACCAAAAAGGACATATTCATCAGGTTTGGTATGATGACCCACAGAGTATTTGTGCCAAGGCAGACTATGTGACATCTAAAGGCTTGAGGGGCGTTGGCATGTGGAACTCCAACATCTTGGACTACAGCGGTGAAGCTGTCGCCAGGCAACAGACCGCAATGATGTGGAATGCTCTGTTGGGATGCTAG
- the LOC117759911 gene encoding vitellogenin-like, translating into MRVVALALTLALVAGHPQNFAPDFAAGKTFVYKYEALLLSGLPEEGLARAGLKVSSKVLISAAEQNIHMLKLVEPELFEYSGVWPKDPLIPATKLTTALAAQLLTPIKFEYINGVVGKIMAPEGISTLVLNIQRGILNVLQLNIKKTQNVYELQEAGAQGVCKTLYAITEDEKAERILLTKSRDLNNCQEKIMKDVGLAYTEKCTKCQQNLRGAAAYNYILKPVANGILIQEATVNELIQFSPFDEMNGAAQMETKQSLVFLEIQNAPIVPIEAEYLQRGSLKYEFSTELLQTPLQLIKIKNAQAQIVEILNHLVTHNVERVHEDAPLKFLELIQVLRAAQFEDLEMLWSQFRNRPAYRQWLLEAIPVIGTPAALKFIKEKYLTDELTIAEAAQALIASVHMVTASPEAIKLIEGLAINQKVLEQPVLREIVLLGYGTMISKYCAEKTVCPAELVKPIQELLAEAVARAETPDMILLLKVLGNAGHTNSLKPITKILPIHGTAAASLPMRVHAEAIMALRNIAKKEPRMVQELALQLYMDKALHPELRMLACIVLFETRPPVGLVTTLASIVKAEENLQVASFTYSYMKSMTKSNSAIQESVSKACNVAVKILNPVLGRLSLRFSKAVYADIYNSPLMLGAAASAFYINDAATLLPRSFVAKAGAFLAGAAADVVEVGVRTEGLQEALLKNPAVVDSADRITKMKRIMQALSHWRSMPNRSPLASVYVKFFGQEIAFANIDKALIDQVISLATAPSNQALGRKAVKALLSGASFNFAKPLLATEVRRIMPTAAGLPMELSLYTAAVAAVAVQIKAITSPVLPENFLLAHLLKTDMQLETEIRPSVAVNTFAVMGVNTAILQAGLQSRAKFNSILPAKIIATLNIKEGNFKLEVLPVSAPENIAAVQVDTFAVARNIEDLAAARIVPLIPAKLMQPISRLSKLSSSAAASSSRSSEIIFEDVAAAKSSVTPKATQFSKKYCSKAVAIGLKGCVKVATENAAFISDVVLYKMAGKHSIALSVIPIQGEEIVKLEMEIQVGPKAAEKLIKQINLSEEEIVEGTPVLMKLKKILAPGLKNGSLSSSSSSSSSASSSSRSSKSSSASSLASLFSASSSSSRSSARLSKQMIYRLKFQKNHKKQGQLSQATSATLSKSRSSASSFEAIYKKNKYLGKAATPVFAIIVRAVRADKKIMGYELSVYLDKPTARIQLILAALAADDNWKLCADGVVLSKFKVNAKVGWGAECKQYDTMITAETGLVGPRPAARIRVAWNNLPTALKRYAEKVYNSIPASTLAGLIQGKDEKSSNQLSATLIATSDRALDLVWKTPMRVYKLSLRLPLALPLDAIKGLTPFDDAADRVHYLLAKAGAAECSFARDTLTTFNNRKYRTEFPLSCYQVLAQDCTDELKFMVLLKKDNIEQNHINVKIADIDIDLYPKNADVILKVNGMEIPINNLPYQHPTAKIQIRPVDKGISVFAPSLGLHEVYFDKNSWKVKVVDWMKGQTCGLCGKADGEVQQEYRTPNGRLTKNAVSYAHSWVLPAESCRDTTECRMKLESVQLQKQLNINGQESKCFSVEPVLRCLSGCFPVKTTAVTVGFHCQPADSAVSAQNIFDNSVDLRETAEAHLACSCTAHCV; encoded by the exons ATGAGAGTTGTTGCACTTGCCTTGACTCTGGCCCTTGTGG CGGGTCACCCTCAAAACTTTG CTCCGGATTTTGCTGCTGGTAAGACTTTCGTGTACAAATATGAGGCATTACTCCTCAGTGGTCTGCCAGAGGAAGGTTTGGCAAGGGCCGGACTCAAAGTCAGCAGCAAAGTTCTCATCAGCGCCGCAGAGCAAAATATACACATGCTGAAG CTCGTAGAACCTGAGCTCTTCGAGTACAGCGGTGTCTGGCCAAAGGATCCTTTAATCCCAGCAACCAAGCTGACAACAGCACTGGCAGCTCAGCTCTTGACTCCCATCAAGTTTGAGTATATCAATGGGGTTGTTGGCAAAATAATGGCTCCTGAGGGAATCTCCACACTGGTGCTAAACATCCAGAGAGGAATTCTGAATGTCCTTCAGCTCAACatcaagaaaacacagaatgtcTACGAATTGCAGGAG GCTGGAGCTCAGGGTGTGTGCAAGACCCTCTATGCCATCACTGAAGATGAAAAGGCTGAACGCATCCTCTTGACAAAGAGCAGAGACCTGAACAACTGTCAGGAGAAGATCATGAAAGACGTAGGGTTGGCATACACTGAGAAATGTACCAAGTGCCAGCAG AAcctgagaggagctgcagcataCAATTACATCTTGAAGCCAGTCGCTAACGGCATCCTGATCCAGGAGGCAACCGTCAATGAGCTGATCCAGTTCTCACCTTTCGATGAAATGAATGGAGCTGCTCAGATGGAGACTAA GCAATCCTTGGTCTTCCTTGAGATTCAGAATGCACCTATTGTGCCCATCGAGGCAGAGTATCTCCAACGTGGATCTCTCAAGTACGAGTTCTCCACGGAACTTCTTCAGACTCCCCTTCAGCTCATCAAGATCAAGAATGCTCAGGCCCAG ATTGTGGAAATTCTGAATCATCTGGTCACCCACAATGTGGAGAGAGTCCATGAGGATGCCCCTCTGAAGTTTTTGGAGCTAATTCAGGTCCTCCGTGCAGCCCAATTTGAAGATCTGGAAATGCTCTGGAGCCAATTCAGAAACCGCCCTGCTTACAG ACAGTGGCTCTTGGAGGCCATCCCTGTCATTGGAACACCTGCTGCTCTGAAATTCATCAAGGAGAAATACCTGACTGATGAGCTCACCATTGCTGAAGCAGCCCAGGCTTTAATTGCATCTGTTCACATGGTGACAGCAAGCCCTGAGGCCATCAAGCTGATAGAG GGCCTGGCAATCAACCAAAAAGTACTGGAGCAACCAGTCCTGCGTGAGATTGTGCTTCTTGGCTATGGTACCATGATTTCTAAATATTGTGCTGAGAAGACTGTCTGCCCTGCTGAACTCGTCAAG CCCATCCAGGAGCTCCTTGCAGAGGCTGTCGCTAGGGCTGAGACCCCGGACATGATTCTGCTCCTGAAGGTTTTGGGTAATGCTGGCCATACTAATAGCCTTAAGCCAATTACAAAGATCCTGCCAATCCATGGCACTGCAGCCGCATCTCTGCCCATGAGAGTCCACGCTGAAGCCATCATGGCCCTAAGGAACATCGCAAAGAAAGAGCCCAGAATG GTCCAGGAATTGGCTCTTCAGCTCTACATGGACAAGGCTCTTCACCCAGAGCTTCGTATGCTTGCATGCATCGTGCTGTTTGAGACAAGGCCTCCAGTGGGTTTGGTGACAACTCTTGCCAGCATTGTGAAGGCAGAGGAGAATCTGCAGGTAGCAAGCTTCACGTACTCCTATATGAAGTCTATGACCAAGAGCAACAGCGCTATCCAAGAGTCTGT TTCTAAAGCTTGCAACGTGGCTGTCAAAATCTTGAATCCAGTTCTGGGCAGACTGAGCTTGCGTTTCAGCAAAGCCGTCTATGCAGACATCTATAACA GCCCTTTGATGCTCGGTGCCGCTGCCAGTGCTTTCTACATCAACGATGCTGCAACTCTTCTGCCCAGATCTTTTGTGGCTAAGGCCGGTGCCTTCcttgctggagctgctgctgatgttgtggAG GTTGGAGTGAGAACTGAAGGACTCCAGGAGGCTCTTCTGAAAAACCCTGCAGTTGTTGACAGTGCTGACAGGATCACTAAGATGAAGCGTATCATGCAGGCT CTCTCTCACTGGAGGTCCATGCCAAACCGCAGTCCTTTGGCCTCCGTCTATGTCAAGTTCTTTGGACAGGAAATTGCCTTTGCCAACATTGACAAAGCCTTGATTGATCAGGTCATTTCG CTCGCCACTGCACCATCTAATCAGGCACTTGGTAGAAAGGCTGTCAAAGCTCTGTTGTCTGGTGcttccttcaactttgctaagCCTCTGTTGGCTACTGAGGTGCGTCGCATAATGCCTACTGCTGCTGGTCTTCCAATGGAGCTCAGTCTGtacactgctgctgtggctgccgTAGCTGTTCAGA tCAAGGCTATCACATCACCAGTTCTGCCTGAAAACTTCCTTCTCGCTCACCTTCTGAAGACAGATATGCAGCTTGAGACTGAGATCAGACCAAG CGTTGCAGTGAACACATTTGCTGTGATGGGGGTGAACACTGCTATACTCCAGGCTGGTTTGCAATCAAGAGCCAAGTTCAACTCCATTTTGCCCGCTAAAATTATTGCAACACTTAACATCAAGGAGGGTAACTTTAAGCTAGAAGTTCTGCCTGTTTCTGCACCTGAAAACATTGCAGCTGTGCA AGTTGACACTTTTGCTGTGGCGAGAAATATTGAGGATCTTGCTGCTGCAAGAATCGTTCCTCTTATCCCAGCCAAACTCATGCAGCCCATCTCAAGGCTATCTAAGCTcagttcctctgcagcagccagttcg tcaaGATCCTCAGAGATCATTTTCGAGGATGTGGCAGCTGCCAAGTCCTCTGTAACACCCAAAGCAACTCAGTTTTCAAAGAAGTACTGTAGTAAAGCTGTTGCCATTGGCTTGAAAGGCTGTGTAAAGGTTGCCACTGAaaacgctgctttcatcagtgaCGTTGTCCTGTACAAAATGGCTGGAAAGCATTCTATTGCTCTTTCTGTGATACCAA TTCAAGGTGAAGAGATTGTGAAATTGGAGATGGAGATTCAAGTTGGACCAAAGGCTGCGGAGAAGCTCATTAAGCAGATCAATCTGAGTGAAGAGGAAATCGTTGAGGGAACACCAGTCTTGATGAAGCTCAAGAAAATCCTTGCTCCTGGTCTGAAGAATGGGAgcttatcctcctcctccagctcctcatctagtgccagcagcagcagcaggtcctcAAAGTCCAGCTCTGCATCAAGCCTTGCTTCTCTCTTTAGTGCTAGCTCAAGTTCCTCTCGTTCCAGTGCTCGCCTCTCAAAG CAAATGATTTATCGCCTGAAGTTCCAGAAGAACCACAAGAAACAG GGTCAACTCTCTCAGGCCACCTCTGCAACACTTTCCAAGAGCAGGAGCAGTGCTTCAAGCTTTGAGGCTATCTACAAAAAG AATAAATACCTCGGAAAAGCGGCTACCCCTGTCTTTGCTATCATCGTCCGTGCTGTCAGAGCTGACAAAAAGATCATGGGATATGAACTGTCTGTCTACTTGGACAAACCTACCGCCAGAATTCAGCTCATTCTGGCTGCCTTGGCTGCTGATGACAACTGGAAGTTATGTGCCGATGGAGTTGTGCTTAGCAAATTCAAAGTCAAT GCAAAAGTAGGCTGGGGAGCTGAATGCAAGCAGTACGACACAATGATCACAGCTGAGACTGGTCTTGTTGGACCAAGACCCGCAGCTCGCATCAGAGTGGCCTGGAACAACCTACCTACTGCCCTTAAACGCTATGcagagaa GGTGTACAACTCCATTCCTGCTTCCACGCTGGCTGGCCTCATTCAAGGAAAGGATGAAAAGAGCAGCAACCAGCTCTCAGCTACTCTGATCGCAACATCTGACAGGGCACTTGACCTCGTTTGGAAAACACCAATG CGTGTCTATAAGCTGTCTTTGCGTCTGCCCCTTGCTCTGCCACTTGATGCAATCAAGGGCCTCACCCCCTTCGATGACGCTGCTGACAGAGTCCACTACTTGCTTGCCAAGGCTGGTGCAG CTGAATGTAGCTTTGCCAGAGACACACTGACCACATTCAACAACAGGAAATACAGGACTGAGTTTCCTTTGTCTTGCTACCAAGTTCTGGCCCAGGATTGCACAGATGAGCTGAAATTCATGGTTCTGCTGAAGAAGGATAACATTGAACAGAACCATATCAATGTGAAGATTGCTGATAT TGATATTGACCTGTACCCGAAGAATGCTGACGTGATTTTAAAGGTCAATGGAATGGAAATACCCATCAACAATCTGCCATACCAGCATCCCACAG CTAAAATCCAGATAAGACCAGTGGACAAAGGAATCTCTGTGTTTGCTCCCAGCCTGGGTCTTCATGAAGTCTACTTTGACAAGAACTCATGGAAG GTTAAAGTTGTGGACTGGATGAAGGGACAGACCTGTGGACTCTGTGGAAAGGCTGATGGGGAAGTCCAGCAGGAGTATCGCACACCCAATGGACGCTTGACCAAGAATGCTGTCAGCTATGCTCATTCCTGGGTTCTGCCAGCCGAGAGTTGCAGGGACACCACTG AGTGTCGTATGAAGCTTGAATCggtgcagctgcagaaacagctCAACATCAACGGGCAGGAATCCAAATGCTTCTCTGTTGAGCCTGTGCTGCGCTGTCTGTCCGGCTGCTTCCCTGTAAAGACCACAGCCGTTACTGTTGGCTTCCACTGCCAGCCTGCCG ATTCTGCCGTGAGTGCTCAGAACATCTTTGATAACAGCGTGGACCTGAGGGAGACAGCAGAAGCTCACCTGGCCTGCAGCTGTACTGCTCACTGTGTTTAA
- the LOC117759910 gene encoding vitellogenin-2-like encodes MKVIVLALAVALAVANQVSLVPEFALGKTYVYKYEAVLMGGLPEEGLARAGLKVSSKVLIHAAAADIFMLKLVDPEIFEYSGIWPKDAFIPATKLTSALAAQLLTPIKFEYANGVVGKVFAPAGISATVLNILKGIVNILQLNIKKTQNVYELQEPGVQGICKTHYVISEDVKAERILLTKTKDLNNCQERIMKDIGLAYTEKCVECEARGTTLKGAAAFNYVLKPAATGALILEATATELIQFSPFNILNGAAQMEAKQVLTFVDIEKIPVEPIKAAYLPRGSVQYEFGSELLQTPIQLLRISNAEAQIVETLNHLVTFNVAKVHEDAPLKFIELIQLLRVARFESIEALWTQFKAKPDHRHWLLNAIPAIGTHTALRFIKEKFLVGELTIAEVAQALLASVHMVTADLEAIKLVEGLAVNPIIRENPILREIVLLGYGTLVAKYCVENPICPAELVRPIHELAVEALAKGKVEELIILLKVLGNAGHPASLKPILKLLPGFGSAAANLPLRVHIDAVLALRNIAKREPKMIQDIAIQLFMGKALHPELRMVSAIVLFETKLPMGLVTTLADALLKEKNLQVVSFVYSYMKAMTKNTAPDFASVAAACNVAMKILSPKFDRLSYRFSRALYMDAYHNPWVMGAAATAFYVNDAATLMPRAIVAKARTYLAGAYADVLEVGVRAEGVQEAILKIQEAPVNVDRITKMKQVMKALSDWRANPTSQPLGSLYVKFFGQEVAFANIDKAIVDKIIELATGPALHSYGRKALETLLAGFALHYAKPMLVAEVRRIIPTAVGLPMELSLYTAAVAAASVEFQATVTPTLPANFQAAQLLKSDINMRAAIAPSVSMHTYAVMGVNTALIQAALVSRARVHTIVPGKIEARIDMIKGNFKLQLLPVQGIDKIASAIVETYAVARNVEDLAAARITPMIPATAAVQLSREVSMADEVSVSSEFISQLPRKLVNMLKIPKGFEKKMCVAIETFGIKACAEIESHNAASIKDCPLYAIIGKHAVLVEVAPAAGPVVEKIEIEIQLGEKAAEKILKVINLSEEEEILEDKNILMKLKKILVPGLKNSTASSSSSSSRSSASSSSSSSSSRSASKMVKTSTSSSSSSSSSSRSSRQSTSSSSSMSKVKLSEMRFTKNHVHQHAVSTARANSKSSAYSFEAIYNKAKYLANAIAPAVTVLIRAVRADHKVQGYQIAAYFDKATARLQVIVANLAENDHYRICADGVLLSNHKLMAKIAWGIECKQYETEITAETGLVGKQPAFRLKLTWDKLPKNMQRYAKDLSEYIARIAREAGVSLAKVKNVRNQLKLTVALVSESSLNIILKTPKKTIYKLGVGIPISLPVGETAVELEPYQKNWADKIMYMLTKAHAAECTMTKDTVITFNNRKYKNEMPHSCYQVLAQDCSPELKFIVLLKRDQSQEQNEINVKIANLDVDMFPRDNAIVVKVNGVEIPMNNLPYQHPAGNIQIRQKDEGIALHAPNHGLQEVFLDLNALKVKVVDWMRGQTCGLCGKADGEIRQEYRTPNERQIKDATSYAHSWVLPGKSCRDASECYMKLASVKLENQMTLLGQESKCYSVEPVLRCLPGCMPVRTTSVTVGFHCLPADSNMDSSEGLSSIYQKSTDVQEEAEAHLACRCTAQCA; translated from the exons ATGAAGGTGATTGTGCTAGCTCTTGCTGTGGCCCTTGCAG TGGCGAATCAGGTCAGCCTGG TCCCAGAATTTGCTCTTGGAAAGACCTATGTGTACAAATATGAAGCAGTTCTTATGGGTGGCTTGCCAGAGGAAGGACTGGCAAGGGCCGGACTAAAAGTCAGCAGCAAAGTTTTGATCCATGCTGCCGCTGCCGACATCTTCATGCTGAAG CTTGTAGACCCTGAAATCTTTGAGTACAGTGGCATCTGGCCCAAAGATGCTTTCATCCCGGCCACCAAGCTCACCTCAGCCCTGGCTGCTCAGCTTTTGACACCGATCAAGTTTGAGTATGCTAACGGTGTTGTCGGCAAAGTGTTTGCACCGGCTGGCATCTCTGCAACTGTGCTGAATATCCTCAAGGGAATCGTTAACATCTTACAGCTGAACATCAAGAAGACCCAGAATGTGTACGAACTGCAAGAG CCTGGTGTTCAGGGTATCTGCAAGACCCACTACGTCATCAGTGAGGATGTAAAGGCTGAACGCATTCTTCTGACCAAGACCAAGGACCTGAACAATTGTCAGGAGAGAATCATGAAGGACATTGGCCTGGCTTACACCGAGAAATGCGTGGAGTGTGAGGCT AGAGGAACGACCCTGAAGGGAGCCGCTGCATTTAACTACGTCTTGAAGCCAGCAGCCACCGGTGCTCTGATCCTGGAGGCAACTGCTACAGAGCTCATTCAGTTCTCTCCTTTCAACATCTTGAATGGCGCTGCCCAGATGGAGGCTAA GCAAGTCCTGACCTTCGTGGATATTGAGAAGATCCCAGTGGAGCCCATCAAAGCTGCATATCTTCCCCGTGGATCCGTGCAGTACGAGTTTGGCAGCGAGCTTCTCCAGACACCCATCCAGCTTCTGAGGATCAGCAATGCCGAGGCTCAG ATTGTTGAGACTCTGAACCACCTGGTGACCTTCAATGTGGCCAAGGTCCATGAAGATGCCCCTCTGAAGTTTATTGAGCTCATCCAGCTGTTGCGTGTTGCCAGATTTGAGAGTATTGAGGCTCTCTGGACTCAGTTCAAAGCTAAACCTGATCACAG GCACTGGCTACTGAATGCTATCCCCGCTATTGGCACTCACACTGCTCTGAGGTTCATTAAGGAGAAGTTCCTGGTTGGTGAGCTGACTATTGCTGAAGTTGCTCAAGCTCTGCTGGCATCTGTGCACATGGTGACAGCTGACCTGGAAGCCATCAAGCTTGTTGAG GGCCTGGCTGTGAACCCCATCATCCGAGAAAACCCAATCCTGCGCGAGATCGTCTTGCTGGGCTACGGCACTCTGGTTGCCAAATACTGTGTAGAGAATCCAATTTGCCCTGCTGAGCTTGTGAGG CCAATCCATGAACTTGCTGTCGAGGCTCTTGCCAAAGGTAAAGTTGAGGAGCTTATCATCCTTCTGAAAGTTCTGGGTAATGCTGGACATCCTGCCAGCCTTAAACCAATTTTGAAGCTCCTGCCTGGCTTTGGAAGTGCTGCTGCTAATCTGCCACTCAGAGTTCACATTGATGCCGTTTTGGCGTTGAGGAACATTGCAAAGAGAGAGCCCAAGATG ATCCAAGATATTGCCATTCAGCTGTTCATGGGCAAGGCTCTGCACCCAGAGCTCCGTATGGTTTCTGCTATTGTGCTGTTTGAGACAAAGCTGCCCATGGGTCTGGTGACCACTCTTGCCGATGCCCtcttgaaagaaaaaaacctgcaagTCGTTAGCTTTGTCTACTCTTACATGAAGGCCATGACCAAGAACACTGCCCCTGACTTCGCTTCTGT TGCTGCAGCCTGCAATGTTGCTATGAAGATCCTCAGCCCCAAATTCGACAGACTGAGCTACCGCTTCAGCAGAGCTCTCTATATGGATGCCTATCACA ACCCCTGGGTGATGggtgctgctgccactgccttCTATGTTAACGATGCTGCAACTCTTATGCCAAGAGCCATCGTGGCCAAAGCCCGCACCTACCTGGCTGGAGCCTACGCTGATGTTCTTGAG GTTGGAGTGAGAGCTGAGGGAGTCCAGGAAGCCATTCTGAAAATCCAGGAGGCTCCTGTCAATGTTGACAGAATCACCAAGATGAAACAAGTTATGAAGGCT CTTTCTGATTGGAGGGCTAACCCTACCAGCCAGCCCCTGGGCTCTCTGTACGTGAAATTCTTTGGACAGGAAGTTGCATTTGCCAACATCGACAAAGCTATTGTTGATAAGATCATTGAG CTGGCAACTGGACCTGCACTTCACAGTTATGGCAGGAAGGCTTTGGAAACTCTGCTGGCCGGTTTTGCTCTGCATTATGCTAAACCAATGCTGGTTGCTGAGGTCCGTCGTATCATTCCCACCGCTGTTGGTCTGCCAATGGAGCTGAGTTTGTACacagctgctgtggctgctgcatcTGTTGAGT tCCAAGCTACTGTGACACCAACTCTGCCTGCGAACTTCCAAGCTGCCCAGCTTCTGAAGTCTGACATCAACATGAGGGCTGCAATTGCTCCAAG TGTTTCCATGCACACCTATGCAGTTATGGGTGTGAATACTGCTCTTATCCAAGCCGCCCTGGTGTCAAGAGCCAGAGTTCACACAATTGTTCCTGGAAAGATTGAGGCAAGAATTGACATGATCAAGGGCAACTTCAAGCTTCAGTTGCTGCCTGTCCAGGGCATCGATAAGATTGCATCTGCAAT TGTTGAGACTTATGCTGTTGCAAGAAATGTGGAAGACCTCGCAGCTGCCAGGATCACACCAATGATTCCAGCCACAGCCGCAGTACAGCTGTCAAGGGAGGTCTCAATGGCCGATGAAGTT TCAGTATCATCTGAATTCATTTCTCAACTGCCAAGAAAGCTTGTCAACATGTTGAAAATCCCCAAGGGCTTtgagaagaaaatgtgtgtCGCAATTGAAACCTTTGGAATAAAGGCATGCGCTGAGATTGAATCTCACAATGCTGCCTCCATCAAGGACTGTCCACTCTATGCCATCATTGGAAAACATGCTGTCTTGGTTGAGGTTGCTCCAG CTGCTGGACCAGTTGTAGAGAAGATTGAAATCGAGATTCAGCTTggagaaaaagcagcagaaaagatACTCAAGGTGATTAATctgagcgaggaagaggagattcTTGAGGACAAGAACATCCTGATGAAACTCAAGAAAATCTTGGTTCCTGGTCTGAAGAACAGCACAGcatcctccagctccagcagctctcGTTCAAGCGcatcctcgtcttcctccagctcctcctctcgcAGCGCAAGCAAAATGGTCAAGACAtcaaccagcagctcctccagctcctcttcaaGCAGCCGTTCATCTCGCCAGTCCACCAGCAGCTCTAGCTCCATGTCCAAGGTGAAA CTGTCTGAGATGAGGTTTACCAAGAACCACGTCCACCAG CATGCCGTCTCCACAGCCCGTGCAAACAGCAAGAGCAGTGCCTACAGCTTTGAAGCTATTTACAATAAG GCAAAGTACCTGGCTAACGCTATTGCTCCTGCCGTGACTGTTCTCATTCGTGCCGTGAGAGCCGACCACAAGGTTCAGGGATACCAGATTGCTGCTTACTTTGACAAAGCCACTGCCAGACTGCAGGTTATCGTTGCCAACCTGGCTGAGAATGACCACTACAGAATCTGTGCTGATGGTGTGTTGCTGAGCAACCACAAGCTCATG GCCAAGATCGCCTGGGGCATTGAATGCAAGCAGTACGAGACTGAGATCACAGCTGAAACTGGTCTTGTGGGTAAACAGCCTGCTTTCCGCCTGAAGCTGACCTGGGACAAACTTCCAAAGAACATGCAGCGCTACGCAAAGGA CCTCTCTGAGTACATTGCCCGTATTGCTCGCGAAGCCGGAGTCAGCCTGGCAAAGGTCAAGAATGTTCGTAACCAGCTCAAACTGACTGTGGCTCTTGTATCTGAATCAAGTCTGAATATTATTCTGAAGACACCAAAG AAGACCATTTACAAGCTTGGAGTGGGTATCCCCATTTCTCTGCCAGTGGGGGAAACTGCAGTTGAGCTGGAACCATACCAGAAGAACTGGGCTGATAAGATCATGTACATGCTCACCAAGGCTCATGCag CTGAGTGCACCATGACCAAGGACACAGTGATCACATTCAACAACAGGAAATACAAGAACGAGATGCCTCACTCTTGCTACCAGGTTTTGGCTCAGGATTGCAGCCCAGAACTCAAATTCATAGTTCTGCTGAAGAGGGACCAAAGTCAGGAGCAAAACGAGATCAATGTGAAGATTGCAAACCT TGATGTCGACATGTTTCCAAGGGACAACGCCATTGTGGTGAAGGTTAACGGAGTAGAAATCCCCATGAACAACCTGCCTTATCAGCATCCCGCAg GCAATATTCAGATCAGACAGAAAGATGAGGGTATCGCTCTCCATGCTCCCAACCATGGACTTCAGGAGGTCTTCCTCGATCTGAACGCACTGAAG gtCAAAGTTGTGGACTGGATGAGAGGCCAGACTTGTGGACTCTGTGGAAAGGCTGATGGGGAAATCAGACAAGAGTACCGCACACCCAACGAGCGCCAGATAAAGGATGCAACCAGTTATGCTCATTCCTGGGTTCTACCCGGAAAGAGCTGCCGTGATGCCTCTG AGTGCTACATGAAGCTTGCATCTGTGAAGCTGGAGAATCAGATGACCCTCCTCGGTCAGGAGTCCAAGTGCTACTCTGTGGAGCCTGTGCTGCGCTGTCTGCCCGGCTGCATGCCAGTGAGGACCACCTCTGTTACTGTTGGCTTCCACTGCCTTCCCGCAG ATTCTAACATGGACAGCTCTGAGGGTCTGAGCAGTATCTACCAGAAGAGCACTGACGTACAGGAAGAGGCAGAGGCTCACCTGGCCTGTCGTTGCACCGCTCAATGCGCTTGA